In Luteipulveratus mongoliensis, the DNA window TGCGCCGGGCCGGCGAGGTCCAGCAGGTGAAGCCGCGGCAGCAGCAGGAAGACCACCTTGCTCGTCATGATCTGGTCACGCTATACCAGCTCGGCGACCGTCCGGATCGTCGCGAACCGGCCCGCGAGCGAGTACTCCGTACCGCGTACGACCTCATCGGTCGGCCGGGTCTGCGGGTCCGCGAGGATCTCCTCCAGCGGACGGTCCTTCTTCGCGTCGCGATGCTGGATCGGGAAGGTCGCTGTCGCGTCGATGACGAAGCCGACGTCGTAGCCCAGGTCGGAGGCCACCCGCGTCGTCGTCTCGCAGCACTGCTCGGTCTGGATCCCGCAGATATCGAGGTGCGTGACGCCGTGCCGCGTGAGGAGCTGCTGGAGATTGGTCGAGGTGAAGGCATTGATGGAGGTCTTGCGGACGACCGGCTCGCCCTCACGCGTCTCCAGGCCGTCCATCAGCTCGACGTGTCCGGACTCGGGGTCGAAGGCTCCGCCCGACCCAGGCTCGGTGTGCAGCACCCAGACCACGAGGTCGCCCTTGGCACGCGCCGCCCCCACGAGGGCGGTGACGTCATCGACGATGTCGGGGTTGGAGATGGCCGGCCAGGTCGGCCGCTGAAGGAAGGAGTTCTGGACGTCGATCACGACGAGTGCTGAGGTCATGTCGACCAGCGTCGTCGTACGACGCCGTCCCCACCAGACATCATCCCGTCTGCCACCGGACCGATCTGGTCAATCAGACTCCCGTCACAGCGCGGCCCCGTTCAGGGTCTCGCCCAACTCGCCCAGCGGCGCGAGGCACGATGGGTGGGTGAGCCAGATCGCCGCCCCTCCCCTCCCGTCCGGTCGAGTCGTCACCGATCCCCAGATCGCTATCGGCTATGCCACGGACCAGAGCCTGGGCTCGACCGCGCCCGACAACTTCGTAGTCGTGCGCGCGCGCGACCGGGACGACGTGGTCGCTGTGCTCGAGCATGCGCAGGCGCATCGAATTCCGGTGGTACCACAGGGCGCTCGCACATCGCTGTGTGGCGCGTCGACCGCGCTCGAGGGCGGGATCGTGCTCAATGTCGAGGCGCTGAACCAGGTCGAGGTCAGCACCGCAGAGAGGTACGCCGTCGCCGGCCCGGGCATCGTCACCGCCGACCTCAAGAAGGCCGTCGCCGCGCAGGGTCTCTTCTACCCGCCCGATCCAGCGTCCTCCCCGATGAGCACCATCGGGGGCAACGTCGCGACCAACGCGGGCGGCCTGTGCTGCGTGAAGTACGGCGTCACGGCCGACTACGTCCGTGGGCTCGAGGTCGTGCTTGCCGGCGGCGAGGTGATTCGGACCGGCCGTCGTACGGCGAAGGGTGTCGCGGGTCTGGACCTCACCGGACTCTTCGTCGGGTCGGAGGGCCAGCTCGGTGTCGTCACGGAGGTCGTCGTACGCCTGGTCCCGGCGACCGATCCGCCACTGACCGCGCTGGCGACCTTCACCTCCTTGGACGACGCGGCCAAGGCGCTCGTCGCCCTCCGAGCTGAGCGTCACGGTCCGAATCTCCTTGAGGTGCTTGACCGTTCGTCACTCGTGGCGATTCAGGCGATGGAGGACTTCGGCTTCCCTCAGGACGCCGAAGCCGTGCTGCTCGTCCAGTCGGACCGCCCTGATCACTCGGCCGAGGACGTACAGCGCTATGCCAAGCTGCTCACCACCGCAGGTGCGGAGGACGTCGCAGTGGCCGACGACGCGCAGGAGGCCGACGCGCTGATGGCCGGCCGACGAGCATTGGCGCCCGCGTTGGAGCTCAAGGGGCCGCACTTCATCGAGGACGTCTGCGTGCCGGTTGCCCAGCTGGGCAACCTGATTCGCCAGTCACGCGACATCGGCCGACGCACCGGCGTCGAGGTCGTGCTGTCCGGTCACGGCGGCGACGGCAACCTGCACCCGTGCCTGTTCTTCGACGAGCAGCCGGGCAGCCGCGAGCGCGCCGAGGAGGCGTTCGGGCAGATCGTCGACGCGGCGCTCGACATGGGCGGGACGATCACCGGCGAGCACGGCGTGGGCTCCCTGAAACGGCGTTGGCTCCCCCGCGAGCTGGGCGACGCCGAGCTGGCACGGCAGCGCACGATCAAAGCGATGTTCGACCCGTACGGGATCATGAACCCCGGACGGCCCCTCTAGCCCTCGCGGAGACCAGTCCGACTGAAACGGCTGCGTCGGCGCGAAATCGGCCTAACTTGGAACCTTCGAATCGCAAGATCGACGCGAGGAGCCAGCCGATGACCGTCAAAGCCGGGATGTTCCAGACGCACTGGCGTGGGGACAAGGACAAGATGCTCGACGCCCACGAGGAGATCGCGCACGAGGCAGCCAAGCAGGGCAACCAGGTCCTGTGCTTCCAGGAGCTGTTCATGGGGCCGTTCTTCGCCCAGGTGCAGGACAGCGAGTGGTACTCCTACGCCGAGCAGATCCCGGACGGGCCGATCATCCAGCGGTTCAGCGCGATCGCCAAGGAGACCGGGCAGGTCATGGTGCTGCCGATCTACGAAGAGGTCCAGCCTGGCGTCCTGTTCAACACCGCGGCCGTCATCGACGCGGACGGGAAGTACCTCGGCAAGTACCGCAAGACGCACATCCCCCAGGTCAAAGGCTTCTGGGAGAAGTTCTACTTCCGTCCCGGCGTCAACGACGGCTGGCCGGTCTTCGAGACCGCGGTCGGCAAGGTCGGCGTCTACATCTGCTACGACCGCCACTTCCCCGAGGGCTGGCGTGGACTCGGGCTCGCCGGCGCGGAGATCGTCTTCAACCCGTCGGCCACGTCACGCGGCCTGTCGAAGTACATCTGGGAGATCGAGCAGGTGGCCGCGTCCGTCGCGAACATGTACTACGTCGGCGCCCTCAACCGCGTCGGCATCGAGCCGCTCGGCGACAACGACTTCTACGGCACGTCCTACTTCTCCGACCCACGCGGCAAGTACGTCGGCGAGGTCGCCTCGGACCAGGTCGAGGAGCTGATCATTCGCGACCTCGACCTCGACGTCATCCGTGAGGTGCGCGACCAGTGGGCGTTCTACCGGGACCGCCGGCCCGATACTTACACGGCGCTGACGGACAAGTAGGCCACCGGCCATGGCGACCGAGGTAGCCGTCGAGCCCGCCGAGGGCGGGAGATCGCAGCACGGCCAGACCGAGCACGCCGACGGACGCGTCACCCTGGACGACCGGTCCGCACTGGCGCACTCGCCCTACTCCAACGAGGACCTCGACCCCGTCGAGCTGCCCGACCGGCACTGGAACACCTACAACTACGCCGCGCTCTGGGTCGGGATGAGCCACAACATCCCGTCCTGGCTGCTGGCGTCCGGGCTGATCGCGGCCGGGATGAGCTGGCAGCAGGCGGTCGTCATCATCCTGCTCGCCAACGTCATCGTGCTGATCCCGATCCTGCTCAACGGGCACGGCGGCACCAAGTACGGCATCCCGTTCCCCGTGCTGGCGCGCTCCTCGTTCGGCGTGCTCGGCGCCAACCTGCCCGCGCTGGTCCGAGCGTTCGCGGCCACGTGCTGGTTCGGCGTACAGACCTGGATCGGCGGCGAGGGCATCTTCCTGCTGGCCGGCAAGATGTTCGGCGACAGCTGGGCCAACGCGAGCCACATCGGCGACTTCGCCTGGACGCAGTGGCTGAGCTTCTTCGTCTTCTGGTTGATCGAGATCGCGATCATCGTGCGCGGCATCGAGACCCTGCGACGGTTCGAGAACTGGGCGGCCCCCGTGGTGATGGTCGCCGCCCTGGCCCTGCTGGCGTACGTCTATGTCCAGGCGGACGGCTTCGGCAACATCCTCAGTCAGTCCGGCTCGCTCAAGGGCGATGAGTTCTGGCGGGCGTTCGGGCCTGCGCTGATGGGGATGATCGCGTTCTGGGCGACGCTGTCGCTCAACATCTCCGACTTCACCCGGTTCGGCGGGTCACAGAAGAAGCAGATGCTCGGCCAGACCTACGGCCTGCCGACGACGATGACCGCCTTCGCGGTGATGTCGGTGCTCGTCACGTCGGCTTCCGAGGAGATGTACGGGAAGGCCATCTGGGACCCGATCCAGCTCGCCGCCCGGATCGACAGCTGGGTCGGCACCCTGCTCGCCCTCGCCACGGTGATGATCGCGACCCTGTCGGTCAACATCGCGGCCAACCTGGTGAGCCCGTCGTACGACTTCGCCAATGCCGCTCCGAAATACGTCAACTTCCGCAAGGGCGCGCTGATCACCTGTGTGCTGAGCGTGCTGATCTTCCCGTGGAAGCTCGTGTCGGACCCCAACATCTACATCTTCACCTGGCTCGGCGTCGTCGGCGCAATCCTCGGACCGGTCGCCGGCATCCTGGCCGCGGACTACTGGGTCGTGCGTCGACGGCACATCGTCGTACGCGACCTCTACCGCCGCGAGGGTCTCTACTGGTACTCCGGCGGCTGGAACTGGCGGGCCGTCGTCGCGTTCGGCGTCGCGGCGATCCTGTCCGCGGGCGGCTCGTACTCGAAGGACGGCAAGGGTCCGTTTCCCGAGGACGGGATGATCCCGTTCCTCAAGCCGCTCGCCGACTACGGCTGGCTCGTCGGCCTCGTCTCCGGCGCCGTCATCTACGTCGCCCTCATGAAGGCCGGCAAGGTGCCCGTCGCGTACGACTCGTCGGGCTCTCCCGACGACGCACCGCTCGATGAGAAGGAGGTCACGGCATGAGTACTTTGATCACCGGGGGCAAGGTCGTCTCCGCGCAGGGGGTCGTCGAGGCCGATGTGCTGTACGACGGGGAGACCATCACTGCGGTGCTCGCACCGGGGACCGCACAGGCCATCGGCATCGCACCCGTCCGCACCATCGACGCCACCGGCAAGTACGTCCTGCCCGGAGGCATCGACGTCCACACTCACATGGACATGCCGTTCGGCGGTACGTCCTCGGTCGACGACTTCGAGACCGGCACCCGGGCGGCCGCCTGGGGTGGCACCACGACGATCGTCGACTTCGCCGTGCAGAAGAAGGGCGGCTCGCTGCAGGAGGCGATCGACACCTGGCACGGCAAGGCCGAGGGCAGCGCGTGCATCGACTACGGCCTGCACGCGATCCTCGCCGACGTCAACGACACCTCCCTCAAGGAGATGGACGTCCTGGTCGACCAGGGCATCACGTCGTTCAAGCTGTTCATGGCCTATCCCGGCGTCTTCCTGTCGACCGACAGCGAGATCATGCGAGCCATGCACCGCGCGTCCGACAACGGCGCGACGATCATGATGCACGCCGAGAACGGCACGGCCATCGACGAGATCGTCACCCGCGCGATCGCCGAGGGGCACACCGAGCCGAAGTACCACGGGCTCACCCGACCGGTCGCGCTCGAGCAGGAGGCGGTCAACCGCGCGATCGCGATGGCGACGGTCACCAAGGCACCGCTCTACATCGTCCACCTCTCGAGCACGCCGGCCCTGGAGACGGTCACAGCGGCTCGGGACGCTGGCAAGAACGTCTTCGCGGAGACCTGCCCGCAGTACCTCTTCCTGGACGAATCCGAAATGGCGAGACCGGGATTCGAGGGTGCGAAGTACGTCTGTACGCCGGCCCTCCGTCCCAAGGAACACCAGGCGCAGCTGTGGCGCGGACTGCGTACGAACGACCTGTCAGTCGTCGCGACGGACCACTGCCCGTTCTGCTTCGCCACCGACAAGCAGCTCGGCAAGGACGACTTCCGGGCCATCCCCAACGGGCTGCCCGGTGTCGAGCACCGGATGGACCTGCTGCACCGCGGCGTGACGATGGGCGAGATCTCTCTGGCCCGCTGGGTCGAGATCGCCTCGACGACGCCGGCCCGGATGTTCGGGATGTACCCGAAGAAGGGCGTCATCGCTCCCGGCGCCGATGCCGACATCGTGATCTACGACCCGGAGGCGCAGCAGCACGTGTCCGCGAAGACGCATCACATGAATGTCGACTACTCGGTCTACGAGGGCTGGAACCTCACCGGCAAGGCCGAGACGGTCATCAGCCGCGGCACCGTCGTGCTCGAGAACGACCAGTTCTCAGGCGAACCCGGGCGCGGCCAGTTCGTGAAGCGCTCCCTGTCCCAGTACCTCCTGTGATGGCTGCGGCACCAGGTCTCGATACGGCTCGGCTAGCGCCTCGCCTACTCGACCAGCGGATGAGGTAAGCCATGGACTTCGGAGTAGTACTGCAGACCACGCCCCCGTCGGCGCGGGTTGTCGAGCTGGCCCAGCAGGCCGATCGCTACGGGTTCGACTACGTGTGGACGTTCGACTCACACATCCTGTGGCAGGACCCCTACCCGATCTACTCGCAGATCCTGGACCGCACGCGCAACGTCGTCGTCGGCCCGATGGTCACCAACCCCGCCACCCGGGACTGGACCGTCACGGCGTCGTTGTTCGCCACGCTCAACGAGATGTACGGCAACCGCACCGTCTGCGGGATCGGCCGCGGCGACTCGGCCGTGCGGGTCACCAACGGACGACCGTCCACGCTCGCCACGCTGCGCGAGTCGGTCGGCGTCATCCGAGGGATGGCCAACGGCGAGACGGTCGACTTCAACGGCTCATCGCTGCGCCTCCCGTGGGCCAGCAAGTCCGAGCTCGAGGTCTGGGTGGCGGCGTACGGCCCGAAGGCGCTCGCCCTCACCGGCGAGGTGGCCGACGGCTACATCCTGCAGCTCGGCGACCCACAGATCGCGAAGTGGATGATCGCCGCAGTCCGGGACGCGGCGACCAAGGCCGGACGCGACCCGGACAGCATCACGATGTGCGTGGCTGCCCCGGCCTACGTCACCGACGGCAGCGACGACGCCCTCGCCCACGCTCGCGACCAGTGCCGCTGGTTCGGCGGGATGGTCGGCAACCATGTCGCGGATATCGTTGCCAGATATGGCGATTCGTCCGGAGTGCCGGCCGCTCTTACTGACTACATCGCCGCGCGCAAGGGCTATGACTACAACCAGCACGGTCGTGCCGGCAACACCCACGCGGACTTCGTCCCCGACGAGATCGTCGATCGGTTCTGCCTCATCGGACCTCCCGAGGAGCAGCTCCGCCGACTCGAGGAGTACCGCGCGCTCGGCGTCGACCAGTTCGCGCTCTACCTCCAGCACGACGCCAAGGACGCCACGCTCCGGTCGTACGCCGATGCCGTCCTCCCCGTGATCAACCGGCCTGACGCCGCCAAGTCCTGACCCGAGTCGTACGCTCGAATGCCGGCCATCAAAGGAGATCGCTATGCCAACTCCCATCTCGCACTGGATCTCGGGCAAGTCCGTCGCCGGTACCTCCGGCAACACGGCACCGGTCTACAACCCCGCGACCGGTGAGCAGACCGGCGCAGTCGACCTCGCCTCGGTCGAGGAGGTCAACACCGCCGTCGCCGCAGCCAAGGGTGCGCTCCACGCCTGGTCACGGACGTCGCTCTCGAAGCGGTCCGCGGTGCTGTTCGCCTTCCGCGAGCTGGTGCACCAGCACGTCGACGACCTCGCCGCGATCCTGACGGCCGAGCACGGCAAGGTGCTCGCGGACGCCAAGGGTGAGGTCTCGCGTGGCCTCGAGAACGTCGAGTTCGCCACCGGCATCCCTCAGCTGATGAAGGGCGACTACTCCGAGCACGCCGGCACCGGCGTCGACGTCTACTCGATCCGCCAGCCCGTCGGCGTCGTCGCCGGCATCACCCCGTTCAACTTCCCCGCGATGGTGCCGCTCTGGATGTGCGCCAACGCGATCGCCTGCGGCAACACCTTCGTGCTGAAGCCGAGCGAGAAGGATCCGTCCGCCTCGCTGCTCATCGCCGACCTGTGGAAGCGCGCCGGGCTGCCCGACGGGGTCTTCAATGTGGTGCACGGCGACAAGCTCTCGGTCGACACACTGCTCGACCACCCGGACGTCGCGGCCCTGAGCTTTGTCGGCTCCACCCCGATCGCGAAGTACATCTACGAGCGCGGCACGGCCAACGGCAAGCGCGTCCAGGCTCTCGGCGGCGCCAAGAACCACATGGTCGTCCTCCCCGATGCCGATATCGACCTGGCCGCCGACTCCGCCGTGTCCGCCGCGTACGGCGCCGCGGGCGAGCGCTGCATGGCCATCTCCGTGTGCGTGACCGTCGGCGACGTTGCTGACGATCTGGTGCCGGCCATCTCAAAACGGTTGCCATCATTGAGGATTGGCGATGGCTCCAAGGATGGCAACGAGATGGGTCCGCTCATCACCGCCGAGCACCGCGACAAGGTGGCGTCCTACATCGACGCCGGCGAGAAGGCCGGAGCGACGGTCACCGTCGACGGTCGTACGGCGGAGGTCCCCGAGGAAGGCTTCTTCCTGGGCACCACGCTCCTGGACAACGTCACCCCGGAGATGACGGTCTACACCGACGAGATCTTCGGCCCCGTGCTGTCCGTCGTCCGCTGCGAGACCTTCGACGAAGCGCTCCAGCTCGTCAACGACAACCCGTACGCCAACGGGACCGCGATCTTCACCCGCGACGGTGGGGCGGCGCGCGAGTTCCAGTCCGAGGTGCAGGTCGGCATGGTCGGTATCAACGTGCCCATCCCGGTGCCGGTGGCCTACTACTCCTTCGGCGGCTGGAAGGACTCGCTCTTCGGCGACACCCACATGTACGGCCCCGAGGGCATCGCCTTCTACACCAGAGGCAAGGTGGTCACCTCACGCTGGCCCGACCCGGCGACGTCCTCGGTCGACCTCGGCTTCCCCACCAACCGATGAGCGCCGGGGCACCGTCCACCTGGGCCTTGTGAATCAGGTGGTACCCGCAGTGCTGATGCCGAGTGCATCGCCGGCCTTGGCCACAGCGTCCTGCGTCGCGCCGTCGATGTCCTCCGGGAACGCCCCGAGGAAGTCGATGCTCACGACCACATCGCCGACGCCGGTCCGGACGGTCGTTACTTCCACACCTTCAAGGGATCCCGACGAGGCGGTCAGGCGGACGGCCACTGCTCCTCGCCCCGCGTCAGGCGGGCTCACCGCGCGTACCTGCATCACTGAGCTGCCCTCGCCCGGAGTGGAGACCTTCACCGAAGGGCAGCTCGCGACCGCCGACTTCAGCCGATGGAGCAACGCAGCAACCTTGTTCGCGCTCCCCAGGGCGTCGATCTCCTCGTTGATGTACGGGCCGTCCTGCCCAGCGGAGAAGGCGGCGGCCGAGGAGCCGGTCGCGCCAGGTGCGGCAGCGCTGTTGCTCAGTCTGACGAAGTCGGCACAGCCCGGGCGGGATGACGAGTACACGCCTTCGTCATCGGATCCGGCGTCGGGCTCGACGGCGAACCCCGGTGGCATGTCTTCCAGGGCCAGCAACGCAGACTTCAGGTCTTCGGGACTCCGGGTCGCTCCCGCGTCGGACGCGGAGCTCGACCCCGAGGACGGGGAGGACGGCGCGCTCGAGGCGCTGGTCATCGAGCCCGTGGAGGAGGTCGCAGATGAACTGGTCGACGGTGACGTCGACGATGTGGCCGCCGTTGAGCCAGGTTGGTCGGAGCAGCCTGCAAGAACGACGGCGGTCGCGCAACCAGCAACCAGAAGGACGGTCCGCTTCACATCCGGAACGTACCCGAGTTTGCATCGATCCGGCACTGGCACAGGGCCGTAGGAGGACATCATGAGCGAATCACTCTCAGGCGAGCAGGTTGTCGACCTCGACGATGCGCACGTCTTCCACTCCTGGTCAGCCCAGGCGAACCGCAACCCGATCGCGATCGAGAAGGCGGCGGGCTCGTACTTCTGGGACTACGACGGCAAGCGCTACCTCGACTTCAGCTCGCAGCTGGTCAACCTCAACCTGGGTCATCAGCACCCCACGATGGTCGAGGCGATCAAGCGGCAGGCCGAGATCCTGTGCACCGTCGCGCCACCGATCGCCAACGCAGCCCGCAGCGAGCTCGCCCGTCGCATCTCGGAGGTCGCACCAGCTGCGCTCAACAAGGTGTTCTTCACCAACGGCGGCGCCGAGGCCAACGAGAACGCCGTCCGGCTCGCGCGGCTGCACACCGGACGCCAGAAGGTCATGGCCGCCTACCGCAGCTATCACGGCGCGACGGCCGGGGCGATCGCGCTCACCGGCGACCCGCGCCGCTGGCCCAACGAGCCGGGTGTCGGTTCGACGGTCCGCTACTGGGGCCCCTACCCCTACCGCAGCGCCTTCCACTCCGACTCGCCCGAGCAGGAGACCGAGCGAGCGCTGCAGCACCTGCGCGACCTGATCGCCTTTGAGGGACCACAGACCATCGCCGCGATCGTGCTCGAGACGGTCGTCGGCACCAACGGCATCCTTGTGCCGACGGACGGCTACCTGGCCGGCGTTCGTGAGCTGTGCAACGAGCACGGCATCGTGATGATCGCCGATGAGGTGATGAGTGGGTTCGGGCGCTGCGGCGAGTGGTTCGCGGTGGACCACTGGGGTGTCGAGCCCGACCTGATCACCTTCGCCAAGGGCATCAACTCCGGCTACGTCCCGCTCGGTGGCGTGGTCATCTCCGACGAGATCGCGGCGACGTTCGCGACCCGACCGTTCCCTGGCGGGCTGACCTACTCAGGGCACCCGCTCGCCTGCGCGACCGGTATCGCCTCGATGGACATCTTCGTCGAGGAGAACGTGCTGGACGGCGTCCGGTCGCTGGCCACCGACGTCTTCGCGCCTGGGCTGGCCGAGCTGGCGGACAAGCACCCGTCGGTCGGCGAGGTGCGCGGGCTCGGCGCGTTCTGGGCGCTCGAGCTGGTCAAGGACAAGCAGACCCGCGAGCCGCTGGTGCCGTACAACGCGTCCGGGGCGGACGCGGCACCGATGGGTGCGTTCGCGAAGGCGTGCAAGGACGGCGGGCTGTTCCCGTTCGTGCACTTCAACCGCACCCACGTCGTGCCGCCCTGCACCATCACGCCGGCGGAGGCCAAGGAAGGGCTCGCCATCCTCGACGAGGCCTTGAGCACCGCCGACACGTTCTGCTCGTGAGTTCAGGCTGCAGCTGAACCTCAGCCGCGGTGTGCCTGACCCACCATCTGGTGAATCTGGCGCAGGTGCTCGACACCGTTGCCCTTGGCGAGCGAGTCCGGGCTGACCGTGCCACCAAGGGCGAGCATCGGGTTGAAGTAGTAGATCTCGCCCTCAGCCAGCGGACCGAGCTTTTGGCGAGCCCCACCGCGCGGACCCTCGAGGTCGGCCACGTGCGACGTGCCACCGGCGAGGTGGCCGTTGAAGAACTCGTTGACGTCACGGGTGACGACAGTGTTGCTCTGGAAGTGCGGGTCGAGGCACTGGATCCGGTCCTGCCCGTCCGCCTTGTCGTAGTGGTAGATGTGCCCGAAGCTGGTGACGGCGACTGGTACCGACCGCACACCTGACCCGAGCCAGGTCTGCAGCACACCGATCCACTGACCGGGGTCGACGATCGCGACCCGCTGCTCGCCGTAGAAGCCGATGCCGCGGTCACGCCAGAGGCCGATCAGCGCCCCGGGGACACGACCCTCGGCGTAGGACAAGAACTCCTGGCTCGGTCGTGCCACATCGGCGTCGGGCGGAAGCGCCGTCACAAAGCCCTGGAGTGCGGTCGGCGCGGGCGCCTGCTGGCCCCACTGCTGGCCGTACGACGACGGAGCGCCCTCGGGCTGCCCGCCTCCGGGATGCGCTGCCTGCGGCGCGTAACCGCCGTACTGCTCGCTCATCGTTCCTCCTAGAGGGAGCTCGGCCATACCTGTCTTGCCCCGACGTTACTCGACGCGCCCGGGTACGCCATCTCCACGGCCGGTGTGGCGACGCCGCGCCTATACCCCACAACCCGGCCTACCGTGTGCAGATGCCCCAGATTCAGGCTCAGGTCATCGTCGCGGTACCGCCGGCCACCGCCTTCGCGGTGTCGCAGACCACTGGTGCCGTACGCCTCCGCTGGGACCCGTTCATCCATCACCAGGAGCTGCTCGACGATGCGGTCAAGCCGGGCAAGGGCGTCCGTACCCTCACCCGCTCGCGGCACGGCCTGCGCATGGTCAGCCAGTACGTGTCGTACCGACCGCCGAGGTCCGTCGGCATGACGATGGTCGAGGGACCGTGGTTCTTCCGCACCTTCGGCGGTGGGTGGCGGTTCGAGGAGCTCGAGGACGGCAGCACCCGAGCGACCTGGAAGTACACGTTCACCTGCCGACCGGACCTCCTGCGGCCGGTGGCGGAGGCCATCGGCCGTCGGGTCCTGCAGCGCGACATCGACCGTCGCATCGCCGCGTTCGCCGTGGCCTGCACCAGGCCCGATGTCGTCCAGGCTGCGACCGGCGGGAGCGCGCCGAAACCCGGGTGAGGACAGCCCTGACGATCTGGGACGATGTCCGGCATGACTGACGCACCTGAGCCGCGCAATGCGCGGGTCCCGGACAAGCCCACCGTCGATGGACTTGAGGACCGCTGGGGTGCCGTATGGACCGAGCAGAAGACCTACGCGTTCGACCGTGCGCGCGCGCTGAGCCTGCCACGAGAGCAGGTCTTCTCGATCGACACTCCCCCGCCGACCGCATCCGGTTCGCTGCACGTCGGGCACGTGTTCGGCTACACCCACACCGACTGCATGGCGCGCTACCAGCGGATGCAGGGCAAAGAGGTCTACTACCCGCTCGGCTGGGACGACAACGGCCTGCCGACCGAGCGGCGCGTGCAGAACTACTACGGCGTGCGCGGTGACCACGGCACGCCCTACGACCCGGACTTCACCCCGCCGCTGAAGGGCGCCGAGGGAAAGTCGGTCAAGGCCGCTGACCAGGTGCCCGTCAGCCGCGCCAACTTCATCCCGCTGTGCGAAGAGCTCACGGTGGAGGACGAGAAGACCTTCGAGTCACTGTTCCGTCGACTCGGAGTCTCGGTCGACTGGGACCAGACCTACCGCACGATCGACGAACGGTCCCGAGCGGTGGCCCAGCAGGCGTTCCTGCGCAACGTGGAGCGCGGCGAGGCGTACCAGGCCGAGGCGCCCGGGCTGTGGGACGTCACGTTCCAGTCCGCGGTGGCGCAGGCCGAGCTCGAGGCGCGCGACTACCCCGGTGCCTTCCACAAGGTCAGCTTCCACAAGCCTGACGGCGGCACCGTGGAGATCGAGACCACTCGTCCCGAGCTCATCCCCGCCGCCGTCGCCCTCATCGCCCACCCCGACGACGAGCGGTACGCCGCCCTGTTCGGTACGACGGTCACCTCACCTCTGTTCGGGGTCGAGATCCCGGTGGTGGCCCACCAGCTGGCCGAGCCCGACAAGGGCGCGGGCATCGCGATGTGCTGCACGTTCGGTGACCTCACCGACGTGATCTGGTGGCGCGAGCTGCAGCTGCCGATCCGTTCGGTCATCACCCGCAACGGCCGCATCCAGGCCGAGACGCCCGAGTGGGTCGCCGGAGGTCCGGGTGAGTCGCTCTACGCCGAGCAGCTCGCGACCAAGACCGTGCACACCGCGCGTGAGGCCGTCGTGGCCGCTCTGCGCGAGTCGGGTGACCTGATCGGTGAGCCGGTCAAGACCCAGCGCAAGGCCAACTTCTTCGAGAAGGGTGACAAGCCGCTGGAGATCGTCACCAGCCGGCAGTGGTACATCCGCAACGGTGGCCGCAGCGCAGAACTCCGTGCTGCGCTCATTGCCCGCGGTGAGGAGATCGAGTTCCACCCGGCGTTCATGCGCAGCCGCTACGCCAACTGGATCAGTGGCCTCAACGGCGACTGGCTGATCAGCCGGCAGCGGTTCTTCGGCGTGCCCTTCCCGGTCTGGTACCCACTGGACGCCGACG includes these proteins:
- the valS gene encoding valine--tRNA ligase, which gives rise to MTDAPEPRNARVPDKPTVDGLEDRWGAVWTEQKTYAFDRARALSLPREQVFSIDTPPPTASGSLHVGHVFGYTHTDCMARYQRMQGKEVYYPLGWDDNGLPTERRVQNYYGVRGDHGTPYDPDFTPPLKGAEGKSVKAADQVPVSRANFIPLCEELTVEDEKTFESLFRRLGVSVDWDQTYRTIDERSRAVAQQAFLRNVERGEAYQAEAPGLWDVTFQSAVAQAELEARDYPGAFHKVSFHKPDGGTVEIETTRPELIPAAVALIAHPDDERYAALFGTTVTSPLFGVEIPVVAHQLAEPDKGAGIAMCCTFGDLTDVIWWRELQLPIRSVITRNGRIQAETPEWVAGGPGESLYAEQLATKTVHTAREAVVAALRESGDLIGEPVKTQRKANFFEKGDKPLEIVTSRQWYIRNGGRSAELRAALIARGEEIEFHPAFMRSRYANWISGLNGDWLISRQRFFGVPFPVWYPLDADGETDHERPIFAPESALPVDPASDVPEGYTAEQRGVPGGFVADPDIMDTWATSSLSPQIVSGWPVTSNAGDRNDEELFAKIFPMDMRPQGHDIIRTWLFASVVRAHYEQGSVPWTSAAINGWILDPDRKKMSKSKGNAVTPEDVLRQHSADAVRYWALAGRLGSDAAYDESQMKVGRRLAMKLLNASKFALSFGEVEGDLATQVTHPLDQSMLAGLREVVEGATKGFESWEYTRSLELTESFFWTFCDDYVELVKDRAYGGQGDVAAASARAALRIALGVQLRLLAPFLPYSTEEVWSWWQEGSVHRTTWPTADEVPTGGDPSALAAVGTALAGVRKAKSDAKLGMRAEVTAMTLTGPAAALDHVRASEGDLRAAGKVTGLSYADGETITVADVELVPPPPKA